The Lacipirellula parvula genome window below encodes:
- a CDS encoding substrate-binding domain-containing protein gives MSNSPSLIRRLQQFRAARGWSQQQLADAAGLPRTNISAIEAGRLVPSTVAALRLAAALNCRVEDLFQLEDAAPAALEWAWHGGEPAGRYWLAAVGGRTFRYPSEAAIPFAFPHDGVEGAEELDELRAAPPTLVIACCDPTVSILAHELALRTGVRLLSYFRSSRHALELLKAGRVHLAGVHLGSDASGGNQQAVETVLGAGYRLVHLATWEAGLVTTAERRRPNVAALVNSKVRWVGREVGSGARQCLDDLLEGKQSIRRIASDHRGVAEAVRSGWADAGVTPRVVACESRLEFLPVRTEAYDLCVAEELLEDRRFRALLSVLQSSRYRRLMGDVPGHQATAAGELR, from the coding sequence ATGTCAAACAGCCCGTCGCTCATCCGCCGATTGCAGCAGTTCCGGGCCGCCCGCGGGTGGTCGCAGCAGCAATTGGCCGACGCCGCTGGGCTGCCACGGACGAACATTAGCGCCATCGAGGCGGGCCGGCTGGTACCCTCCACGGTCGCCGCATTGCGGTTGGCGGCGGCGCTGAATTGTCGTGTTGAGGACCTGTTTCAGCTCGAAGACGCGGCGCCTGCCGCACTCGAGTGGGCGTGGCATGGGGGCGAACCGGCGGGGCGATATTGGCTGGCGGCGGTTGGCGGCCGCACGTTTCGCTACCCGAGCGAGGCGGCGATCCCGTTTGCATTCCCGCACGATGGCGTCGAGGGAGCCGAGGAACTCGACGAACTGCGGGCCGCGCCGCCGACGCTTGTCATCGCTTGCTGCGATCCGACCGTTTCGATCCTTGCCCACGAACTCGCCCTGCGGACGGGCGTGCGGTTGCTGAGTTACTTTCGCAGCAGCCGGCACGCCCTCGAACTGCTCAAGGCGGGGCGGGTTCATTTGGCCGGCGTCCATCTGGGAAGCGATGCAAGCGGCGGCAATCAGCAGGCGGTCGAGACGGTTCTCGGTGCGGGCTACCGGCTCGTGCATTTGGCGACGTGGGAAGCGGGGCTCGTGACGACCGCGGAACGGCGGCGGCCGAATGTGGCGGCGCTCGTCAACTCGAAGGTCCGTTGGGTTGGCCGCGAAGTCGGTTCGGGCGCCCGGCAGTGTCTCGACGATTTACTCGAAGGAAAGCAATCGATTCGTCGCATCGCCAGCGATCATCGCGGCGTCGCTGAAGCGGTGCGGTCGGGGTGGGCCGATGCGGGCGTGACGCCGCGCGTCGTCGCGTGCGAATCGCGGCTTGAGTTCCTGCCGGTGCGAACCGAGGCATACGACTTGTGCGTCGCCGAGGAGTTGCTGGAAGATCGCCGCTTTCGGGCGTTGCTGTCGGTGCTGCAATCGTCGCGCTACCGCCGGCTGATGGGCGACGTACCGGGCCATCAGGCCACTGCGGCGGGCGAATTGCGTTAA
- a CDS encoding ABC transporter substrate-binding protein, translating into MPRLLARIDSVARVLATRLTLACALLVAGRIGYGQEAAGETPAAAEKPAPAIAAAEESVEIPVPLIERPPFDKITLDAANQGLEIETVLLELPDRKVPSPFPTSGSLELRRLSHPSIPYTVQWSSIAKVELFEEMLLAEADRLTAAGKFGEAFNYLAFLAANYPQLPGLEQALQAHLWREASTAYAEKRYEDAWPALVALYERNAEYPRLVNAVQAVSDDLVNQKLQNHNYAAARLLVDALGASFPQLQLANIARWQAKFVSDANAQLTRARSAFDRKDYSEARDAVNFARSIMPEIPGGAELWKQIQETAPEIRVGVTQAATGGVMSQTPAWAVARVSGMVNPRLVEMVDFGAEGGVYASPWAEVKASDDGLRTAITLTPAALDHGLTPGQLALRMAEMAEAGNSRQQSDFAALVDRINLVNGRDVELAWRRPHVRPESFLQLPLRWLGSAAETPGLWFEPLPAKRNGIEWPYQRTGTPANAAGQPRLVVETVFEDDQAALDALFRGDVDAIDRVPPWQLNQVRNSRDVVVVPYRLPTVHVLIPNPANPLLELREFRRALNYGIDANGIVRDIILGGEQQPGFRTLSGPFPAGVALNDPGGYAYNQELLPRPYEPRLAALLAAVARTTLTKRAADKKKAEEAAKAKVAAAEGKKPDAAKEPSPPATSPEAAAAPAEEKPAPPTPLVLAHGTDPVAKLACQSIKMQLDLIGIPVTLKTFAGAAPPQDLQYDLLYVELAVWEPVYDARRLLSSNGVAGRATAMMSAALDQLDHAENWSQARDQLREIHRISHYDLPLIPLWQTVNFFAHRKALTQVGDAPVTLYQNLPQWRKAFE; encoded by the coding sequence ATGCCACGCCTGCTCGCTCGCATTGATTCCGTTGCTCGCGTTCTCGCAACGCGATTGACGCTCGCATGCGCGCTGCTGGTCGCCGGCCGCATCGGTTACGGCCAGGAAGCGGCCGGCGAGACGCCTGCGGCTGCGGAAAAGCCGGCGCCCGCAATAGCCGCTGCCGAAGAGTCGGTCGAAATCCCCGTGCCGCTCATCGAGCGACCGCCGTTCGACAAGATCACGCTCGACGCCGCGAATCAGGGTCTCGAGATCGAAACGGTCCTGCTCGAACTCCCCGATCGAAAAGTCCCGTCGCCGTTCCCGACGAGCGGTTCGCTCGAGCTCCGCCGCCTCAGCCACCCGTCGATTCCCTACACGGTGCAGTGGTCCTCCATTGCCAAGGTCGAACTCTTCGAAGAGATGCTGTTGGCTGAGGCCGACCGCCTCACCGCCGCGGGCAAGTTCGGCGAAGCGTTCAACTACCTAGCGTTCTTAGCGGCAAACTACCCGCAACTGCCTGGGCTCGAGCAGGCCCTCCAGGCGCACCTGTGGCGGGAAGCGTCGACGGCCTACGCCGAGAAACGGTACGAAGACGCCTGGCCTGCGCTCGTGGCGCTCTACGAGCGGAATGCGGAGTATCCGCGCTTGGTCAACGCCGTCCAAGCCGTGAGCGACGACCTCGTCAATCAGAAACTGCAAAATCACAACTACGCCGCTGCACGACTGCTGGTCGATGCGCTCGGCGCCAGCTTCCCGCAGCTGCAATTGGCGAACATCGCCCGTTGGCAAGCAAAGTTTGTCAGCGACGCGAACGCCCAGTTGACGCGGGCTCGTAGCGCGTTCGATCGGAAAGACTACTCGGAAGCGCGAGACGCCGTTAACTTCGCGCGGTCGATCATGCCCGAGATCCCCGGCGGCGCCGAATTGTGGAAGCAAATCCAAGAAACGGCCCCCGAAATTCGCGTCGGCGTGACGCAAGCGGCGACGGGCGGCGTGATGTCGCAAACCCCCGCCTGGGCTGTCGCGAGAGTCAGCGGCATGGTCAATCCGCGGCTCGTCGAGATGGTTGACTTCGGAGCCGAAGGCGGCGTGTACGCATCGCCTTGGGCAGAAGTGAAAGCAAGCGACGACGGTCTGCGCACCGCGATCACGCTCACTCCGGCAGCCCTCGATCACGGCCTTACCCCAGGCCAACTCGCCCTCCGCATGGCCGAAATGGCCGAAGCGGGCAACTCGCGCCAGCAATCAGATTTTGCCGCGCTAGTCGATCGCATAAATCTCGTGAACGGACGGGACGTGGAATTGGCGTGGCGCCGCCCGCATGTCCGGCCAGAGTCGTTCTTGCAACTCCCGTTGCGCTGGCTGGGCTCCGCCGCCGAGACGCCCGGACTCTGGTTCGAGCCGCTGCCGGCGAAGCGCAATGGAATCGAGTGGCCCTATCAGCGAACCGGCACGCCTGCCAACGCTGCTGGTCAGCCGCGGCTGGTGGTGGAAACCGTGTTTGAAGACGACCAGGCCGCGCTCGACGCCCTGTTCCGCGGCGACGTCGACGCGATCGATCGGGTACCGCCGTGGCAGCTGAATCAGGTGCGGAACTCGCGAGACGTTGTCGTCGTCCCCTACCGCTTGCCGACGGTGCATGTCCTGATTCCGAATCCGGCCAATCCTCTGCTGGAACTGCGCGAGTTCCGCCGGGCGTTGAACTACGGTATCGATGCGAACGGCATTGTTCGCGACATCATCCTTGGCGGCGAACAGCAGCCCGGTTTCCGCACCTTGAGCGGACCATTCCCAGCCGGCGTCGCGCTGAACGATCCGGGAGGGTACGCCTACAACCAAGAGCTGCTACCGCGACCGTACGAGCCGCGGCTCGCTGCTCTGCTGGCAGCCGTGGCCCGGACGACGCTCACCAAACGTGCTGCCGACAAAAAGAAGGCCGAAGAGGCGGCGAAGGCCAAGGTCGCGGCGGCTGAAGGAAAGAAGCCCGACGCCGCGAAAGAACCCTCGCCCCCTGCAACGTCGCCCGAAGCCGCCGCAGCGCCCGCTGAGGAAAAGCCAGCGCCGCCGACGCCGCTCGTGCTTGCTCACGGAACCGATCCCGTCGCCAAACTGGCGTGCCAATCGATCAAGATGCAACTCGACTTGATCGGGATCCCCGTCACGCTGAAAACCTTTGCCGGCGCCGCGCCGCCGCAAGATCTACAGTACGATCTGCTTTACGTCGAGCTGGCCGTATGGGAACCGGTGTACGACGCGCGTCGCTTGCTGAGCTCCAACGGCGTTGCCGGTCGCGCCACCGCCATGATGTCGGCCGCGCTCGATCAACTCGACCACGCCGAAAACTGGAGCCAGGCCCGCGACCAGCTGCGCGAGATTCATCGCATCTCGCACTACGACTTGCCGCTGATCCCGTTGTGGCAGACGGTCAATTTCTTCGCCCATCGCAAAGCGCTCACGCAGGTCGGCGACGCGCCGGTCACGCTTTATCAAAACCTTCCGCAGTGGCGGAAGGCGTTCGAGTAG
- a CDS encoding serine/threonine-protein kinase has protein sequence MPHSHHSILEQAGLASGLLTQEQIDRAWHEMVDPLRSGIQSLKNLSDDVLSEQLIKLGYLNPWQAEQLRHGRTKFTLGPYRILDAIGHGGMGYVFKGEHFLLGRIEAIKVLPKSQMDPRSIDAFCREIRAQAQLDHPNLVRLSYADKEGETYFLVSEFIPGSDLRRLVRRHGALSEKQATLAISQAAEALAHAHEQGLVHRDVKPGNLLVTPEGLTKLTDLGLASFSSDAAPAADGGPRHIVGTPDFIAPEAITNPGDVRRSCDIYSLGCTLYYAVTGKVPYPGGATRDKLRRHLDEAPITPLRFTPNLDPQLADLIAQMMHKRPEERIGSVAEVVDRLRRWTSTADENSWRQIGQYAADPGEKSFIAGNLADTVAVEAGEIDTGEQTPSRSAPAMPLAGLPVSMSDSMSYFIRPKANEAAAAKLWEQAGISFGLFMLLGTAILVAIVAAGLTIFT, from the coding sequence TTGCCCCATTCGCATCATTCCATTCTCGAGCAGGCCGGCCTTGCCAGCGGATTGCTGACGCAGGAGCAGATCGACCGCGCCTGGCACGAGATGGTCGATCCGCTGCGATCGGGGATTCAGTCGCTCAAGAACCTGTCTGACGACGTCCTCAGCGAGCAGTTGATCAAACTCGGCTATCTCAACCCGTGGCAGGCGGAGCAGCTGCGACACGGGCGAACGAAGTTCACGCTCGGGCCATACCGGATTCTCGACGCGATCGGCCACGGCGGCATGGGATACGTCTTCAAGGGCGAGCATTTTCTGCTGGGCCGGATCGAAGCGATCAAGGTGCTGCCGAAGAGCCAGATGGATCCGCGGTCGATCGACGCCTTTTGCCGCGAGATTCGTGCGCAGGCTCAGCTCGACCATCCGAACTTGGTGCGACTTTCTTACGCGGATAAAGAAGGCGAAACGTACTTCCTCGTTTCTGAGTTTATTCCGGGGAGCGATCTGCGGCGGCTCGTGCGGCGGCATGGAGCGCTCTCCGAGAAGCAGGCAACGCTGGCGATTTCGCAAGCGGCCGAAGCGCTTGCCCATGCTCACGAACAGGGGCTGGTCCACCGCGACGTGAAGCCAGGCAATCTGCTGGTGACGCCGGAGGGCCTGACGAAGCTGACCGACCTGGGACTGGCGTCGTTCTCGTCCGACGCGGCGCCGGCGGCCGACGGCGGTCCGCGGCATATCGTGGGGACGCCCGACTTTATCGCTCCGGAAGCGATCACCAATCCAGGCGACGTGCGGCGGTCGTGCGACATCTACTCGCTGGGTTGCACGCTTTACTACGCAGTGACCGGCAAGGTCCCCTACCCTGGCGGCGCGACGCGCGACAAGCTGCGGCGGCATCTCGACGAAGCGCCGATCACGCCGCTGCGATTCACGCCGAACCTCGATCCGCAACTCGCCGACCTCATCGCGCAGATGATGCACAAGCGGCCTGAGGAGCGGATCGGCTCGGTTGCCGAAGTGGTCGACCGGTTGCGGCGCTGGACTTCGACCGCCGATGAGAATAGTTGGCGGCAGATCGGCCAGTACGCGGCCGACCCTGGCGAGAAGTCGTTCATCGCCGGCAACCTGGCGGATACCGTCGCCGTGGAGGCGGGAGAAATCGATACCGGCGAGCAGACGCCGAGCCGTTCGGCGCCAGCGATGCCGCTGGCAGGATTGCCGGTGTCGATGAGCGATTCGATGAGCTACTTCATCAGGCCGAAGGCCAACGAAGCGGCTGCCGCGAAACTGTGGGAGCAAGCCGGGATAAGCTTCGGCTTGTTTATGCTGCTCGGGACGGCGATTTTGGTGGCGATCGTCGCGGCGGGGCTGACGATCTTCACTTAG
- a CDS encoding PQQ-binding-like beta-propeller repeat protein: MISTEDFITLLEQRALVAASVTRQLRAKSEQGDSRITPKSILKYLVKKELVTRDQAKELLETTLTVSDKAESSILGLSPLPDEIIAKSAERLTPQSERPTPEAEPEPLVPPAAFSGDLFDADEPVPLMPALDDDGDQLTADETDGESEAKPSRRAAGSMLRSGSGRKPKAKKSTPKKTKTKAKDGSASQWDSPLLLIGGGALAVMAVGSIVLWWLLFRETADKALVEAEDAFKQGNYAAATVLYQDFVTKYAHHKDVSEAKVRVNLSQLWQKAEAGDFSGAAEAAPGLITAIENEPAFISNEEQTNSVTQAKQDLSSLLPRIAQGLAGQADRGGDDAMVAERLKQAENVLAMASNTKYIPEELRKLSEIAAIQETLALAKSRLQRKVDLAEALKQMEAVTAEGKPAEALKIRDTLLLTHASLDGDPALVEMVAKVGVAEQAAIKFVEQRQAAIVTPAKSDVIAEVALADRRGPAAEGAATPFVVRIDGGLYGMSSRDGSLLWRRFVGFGSTSQPVVLPSGLVAAADAQRNELVAVQATTGKLAWRLPLEGKLATPVTLGERLLVSSEAGRVYVIDQASGEMLGFVQFPQPIRQPPAVNERGDRIYVLGEHSNLYTLSADKFACVGVYYLGHAAGGAATPPIAILNKVVVADNSGAETCQVRVIALNDQGAANADAAKYRLSGLVTTPLQSAGRRFATVTTQGQAVVFEVSAANDKSSLTALASREAQDREQLARFSVLHDGHLWLAARELTKLAILPTGNQLPVRSIARDYRGDVFDYPLQTLGNLIVHVRRPSRQAGAIVAAMDVAANKTLWETAIAVPAAGAPVIDASTQQVVAGSSSGAVYVLDQEALVSRVQNEALHLETTTLRPPVFNDALDLGSGRLALAGDGADQIIHFKLQDPRQQLRSATLPGPLSGKLAAWGDSFAAPSEVGQICLYNADDSAPLGAPFQAELTPGQKFRWLAPAAIGDSSSSELIVSDGVSKVYLLRRVAEPENHLEAAASVDVGPSPLNSPFAAVGSTAFVGNEAGRLARFTVPDLAPGEATDLGGRVTWGPFAVAKGVVVATDANELLLVSVDGAVVWRQKLAHGALTGKPLIDNGQAYLLYGGGGVSKISLADGAEASYVDVGQTLTAGPVPYGKRLLVTAADGTLLVVEIQP, from the coding sequence GCGGAATCGAGCATTCTGGGGCTCTCGCCGCTGCCAGACGAGATCATCGCCAAATCCGCCGAGCGGCTAACGCCGCAGTCCGAGCGACCGACGCCTGAGGCCGAGCCGGAACCGCTCGTTCCGCCGGCGGCGTTTTCAGGAGATCTGTTCGACGCCGACGAACCCGTGCCGTTAATGCCGGCGCTGGATGACGACGGCGACCAATTGACCGCGGACGAAACGGACGGCGAATCCGAAGCCAAACCGTCGCGTCGCGCCGCCGGCAGCATGCTCCGCAGCGGGTCGGGCCGGAAGCCGAAGGCCAAGAAGTCGACTCCGAAGAAAACGAAAACCAAAGCCAAGGACGGTTCCGCCAGCCAATGGGATTCGCCGCTGCTGCTCATCGGCGGCGGGGCGCTCGCCGTCATGGCGGTCGGCAGCATCGTGCTGTGGTGGTTGCTCTTCCGCGAAACCGCCGACAAGGCGCTCGTCGAGGCGGAAGACGCCTTCAAGCAAGGCAACTATGCGGCAGCGACCGTCCTCTACCAAGATTTCGTCACCAAGTACGCCCATCACAAAGACGTCAGCGAGGCCAAAGTTCGCGTCAACCTGTCGCAACTCTGGCAGAAGGCGGAAGCGGGAGACTTTTCCGGCGCCGCCGAAGCCGCTCCCGGGTTGATTACCGCGATCGAGAACGAGCCGGCGTTCATCTCAAACGAGGAGCAGACGAACAGCGTGACGCAAGCGAAGCAAGATTTGTCTTCGCTGCTCCCCCGCATCGCGCAGGGGCTCGCTGGCCAAGCAGATCGCGGGGGCGACGATGCGATGGTCGCCGAGCGCTTAAAGCAAGCCGAAAACGTCTTGGCGATGGCTTCCAACACGAAGTACATCCCCGAGGAGTTGCGAAAGCTGAGCGAAATCGCGGCGATTCAAGAGACGCTCGCGCTCGCGAAATCCCGCCTGCAGCGCAAAGTCGATCTCGCCGAAGCGCTCAAGCAGATGGAAGCCGTGACCGCGGAAGGCAAACCTGCCGAGGCCCTCAAGATTCGCGATACGCTGCTACTGACGCACGCATCGCTCGACGGCGACCCGGCCCTCGTCGAAATGGTCGCCAAAGTGGGCGTCGCCGAGCAGGCCGCCATTAAGTTCGTCGAACAGCGCCAAGCAGCCATCGTCACGCCCGCGAAGAGCGACGTCATCGCGGAGGTCGCGTTGGCGGATCGCCGCGGCCCTGCCGCCGAAGGCGCCGCGACGCCATTCGTCGTCCGCATCGACGGGGGCCTGTACGGGATGAGCTCGCGCGACGGCTCGCTGCTGTGGCGGCGGTTTGTCGGATTCGGTAGCACGTCGCAACCGGTCGTGCTTCCCTCCGGTCTCGTCGCCGCCGCCGATGCGCAACGAAATGAACTCGTGGCCGTCCAGGCGACGACGGGCAAACTCGCTTGGCGCTTGCCCCTTGAAGGAAAGTTGGCCACGCCGGTGACGTTAGGAGAGCGTCTGCTTGTCTCCAGCGAAGCTGGCCGCGTTTATGTGATCGACCAAGCTAGTGGCGAGATGCTCGGCTTCGTTCAGTTCCCCCAGCCGATTCGCCAGCCTCCCGCCGTCAACGAACGTGGCGATCGCATCTATGTGCTCGGCGAACACTCCAATCTCTACACGCTGTCCGCCGACAAGTTTGCGTGCGTCGGCGTCTATTATCTGGGGCACGCCGCCGGTGGAGCAGCGACGCCGCCCATCGCCATTCTCAACAAAGTCGTCGTCGCCGACAATTCAGGCGCCGAAACCTGCCAGGTGCGGGTCATCGCGCTCAACGATCAGGGAGCGGCGAACGCCGACGCCGCCAAGTATCGCCTATCGGGTTTGGTGACGACGCCGCTGCAATCGGCCGGCCGCCGTTTTGCCACGGTCACCACGCAAGGGCAAGCGGTCGTGTTCGAGGTCTCCGCTGCGAACGACAAATCGTCGCTTACCGCACTCGCCTCCCGCGAAGCTCAGGACCGCGAGCAGTTAGCGCGATTCAGCGTGCTGCATGACGGGCACCTCTGGCTGGCCGCACGCGAGCTGACAAAACTCGCCATCCTTCCGACGGGAAATCAGCTACCGGTTCGCAGCATCGCGCGCGACTACCGCGGCGACGTCTTCGACTACCCGCTGCAAACGCTTGGCAATCTCATCGTTCACGTCCGCCGCCCCTCGCGGCAAGCGGGGGCGATCGTGGCGGCGATGGACGTCGCCGCCAACAAAACCCTGTGGGAAACAGCCATCGCCGTTCCCGCCGCGGGCGCCCCCGTGATCGATGCGAGCACGCAGCAGGTCGTGGCAGGATCGTCCTCCGGCGCCGTGTACGTTCTCGATCAAGAAGCACTCGTTAGTCGCGTGCAGAACGAGGCGCTCCATCTCGAAACGACGACGCTGCGTCCGCCTGTGTTCAACGACGCGCTCGATTTGGGAAGCGGAAGACTCGCGCTCGCCGGCGACGGAGCCGACCAAATTATCCATTTCAAGCTGCAGGATCCCCGCCAGCAACTCCGTTCGGCAACGCTGCCCGGACCGCTGAGCGGCAAACTCGCTGCTTGGGGCGACAGCTTCGCCGCACCCAGCGAAGTTGGGCAGATCTGTCTTTACAACGCCGACGACTCCGCGCCGTTGGGGGCGCCGTTTCAAGCCGAGTTGACGCCTGGGCAAAAATTCCGCTGGCTTGCCCCGGCCGCTATCGGCGATTCGTCTTCAAGTGAATTGATCGTCAGCGACGGCGTTTCGAAAGTTTACTTGCTGCGGCGCGTCGCCGAACCGGAGAACCACCTGGAAGCGGCCGCCAGCGTCGACGTCGGCCCGTCGCCGTTGAACTCCCCGTTCGCCGCCGTCGGCTCGACCGCCTTCGTTGGTAACGAAGCCGGGCGACTCGCGCGCTTCACCGTTCCAGATCTCGCGCCTGGCGAGGCAACCGACCTCGGGGGCCGGGTGACTTGGGGGCCGTTCGCCGTCGCCAAGGGCGTCGTGGTCGCGACGGACGCGAACGAGTTGTTGCTCGTGAGCGTCGACGGCGCCGTCGTTTGGCGCCAGAAGCTCGCGCACGGCGCGCTGACCGGAAAGCCGCTGATCGATAACGGCCAAGCCTATCTGCTGTATGGCGGAGGCGGCGTCTCGAAAATTTCACTCGCCGACGGCGCGGAAGCCAGCTACGTCGACGTTGGCCAAACGCTCACCGCCGGCCCCGTGCCGTACGGAAAGCGCTTGCTCGTCACCGCTGCGGACGGCACGCTGCTGGTCGTCGAAATACAGCCGTAA